Proteins encoded in a region of the Coffea eugenioides isolate CCC68of chromosome 4, Ceug_1.0, whole genome shotgun sequence genome:
- the LOC113767413 gene encoding pseudo histidine-containing phosphotransfer protein 6, protein MLVLGAERLRLDMNRLLALLFHQGVLDEQFLQLQQLQDESSPNFVYEVVNIYFHESEKLLRNLRGLLLDKEFSDYKKMGIHLNQFIGSSSSIGAKRVRAVCVAFRAASEQNNRAGCLRLLELLEHEYCYLKNKLHELFQMEQQRVLAAGVRYPMQN, encoded by the exons ATGCTTGTTTTGGGGGCGGAGCGGTTACGACTAGACATGAACCGCTTGCTTGCGTTACTTTTCCACCAG GGGGTGCTCGATGAGCAGTTCTTGCAGCTTCAGCAACTGCAAGACGAGTCCTCTCCGAACTTCGTATACGAGGTTGTTAACATTTATTTCCACGAGTCCGAGAAGCTGTTGAGGAATCTTCGAGGATTGTT GCTGGATAAGGAGTTCTCGGATTACAAGAAGATGGGAATACATTTAAATCAATTTATAGGAAGCAGCTCAAGCATTGGTGCCAAAAGGGTCAGGGCTGTATGCGTCGCCTTTCGCGCTGCTTCTGAGCAGAATAACAGAGCTGG gtgtTTGAGACTGTTGGAGTTGCTAGAACATGAGTACTGTTATCTCAAGAACAAACTCCACGAACTCTTCCAG ATGGAACAACAGCGAGTATTAGCAGCTGGAGTCAGGTATCCAATGCAGAATTGA